One genomic segment of Melospiza melodia melodia isolate bMelMel2 chromosome 22, bMelMel2.pri, whole genome shotgun sequence includes these proteins:
- the ZBTB6 gene encoding zinc finger and BTB domain-containing protein 6: MAADSEVLHFQFEQQGDAVLQKMNLLRQQNLFCDVSIYINDTEFQGHKVIFAACSTFMRDQFLLNQSRQVRITILQSAEVGRKLLLSCYTGALEVKRKELLKYLTAASYLQMVHIVEKCTEALSKYLEIDASMESGTQAAEGCHSSDAELRSGDEVLDKDCEIIEISEDSPDNEEYPVKQEDGDGDGEGDGPHPAAQSLVSERKDTKSPEISTVEIGYKDDEICIFRMDSMGVANVENDHFPQPCTSSKTNLYFPETQHSLINSTVESRNTEMPGNHFQAFVGDNPEGTSSGANGFQSLEDSGSSWRHQCPKCPRGFLHLENYLRHLKMHKLFLCLQCGKTFTQKKNLNRHIRGHMGIRPFQCMVCLKTFTAKSTLQDHLNIHSGDRPYKCHCCDMDFKHKSALKKHLTSVHGRSSSEKPNLNTITKVKIDYD, from the coding sequence ATGGCGGCGGACTCGGAGGTGCTGCACTTCCAGTTCGAGCAGCAGGGCGATGCCGTGCTGCAAAAGATGAACCTCCTGCGGCAGCAGAACCTCTTCTGCGACGTGTCCATCTACATCAACGACACCGAGTTCCAGGGGCACAAGGTGATCTTCGCCGCCTGCTCCACCTTCATGCGCGATCAGTTCCTGCTCAACCAGTCCAGGCAGGTGCGGATCACCATCCTGCAGAGCGCCGAGGTGGGCaggaagctgctgctctcctgctacACGGGCGCGCTGGAAGTCAAGAGGAAGGAGCTGCTCAAGTACCTGACGGCCGCGAGTTACCTGCAGATGGTTCACATCGTGGAGAAGTGCACCGAGGCTTTGTCCAAGTACTTGGAGATCGACGCTTCCATGGAGAGCGGAACCCAGGCTGCTGAGGGGTGCCACTCCTCAGATGCTGAACTAAGGAGTGGGGATGAGGTTTTAGataaagattgtgaaataatCGAGATCTCTGAAGACAGCCCAGACAACGAAGAATACCCCGTGAAACAggaggatggagatggagatggggagGGGGATGGCCCACACCCTGCAGCGCAGAGCTTGGTGTCAGAAAGGAAGGACACAAAATCCCCAGAAATATCAACAGTGGAAATCGGCTATAAGGATGATGAAATCTGTATCTTCAGAATGGATTCCATGGGTGTGGCAAATGTAGAGAATGATCATTTTCCTCAGCCTTGTACTTCCTCTAAAACAAATCTGTATTTCCCAGAAACCCAGCACTCCTTGATAAACTCTACAGTTGAAAGCAGGAATACAGAAATGCCAGGAAATCACTTTCAGGCTTTTGTTGGTGACAATCCAGAAGGAACTTCCAGTGGGGCAAATGGGTTCCAGAGCCTGGAGGATTCTGGCAGctcatggcggcaccagtgtccAAAGTGTCCCAGGGGCTTTCTGCACCTGGAGAACTATCTCAGACATCTGAAAATGCACAAACTCTTCCTGTGCTTGCAATGTGGCAAAACATTCACGCAGAAAAAGAATCTCAACAGGCACATCCGGGGGCACATGGGGATCCGGCCCTTCCAGTGCATGGTGTGCTTGAAGACCTTCACGGCCAAGAGCACGCTGCAGGATCACCTCAACATCCACAGCGGGGACCGGCCCTACAAGTGCCACTGCTGCGACATGGACTTCAAACACAAGTCTGCTCTTAAAAAGCACTTGACTTCTGTTCATGGAAGGAGCAGCAGTGAAAAGCCAAACCTGAACACTATTACAAAAGTTAAAATAGACTATGATTGA
- the ZBTB26 gene encoding zinc finger and BTB domain-containing protein 26 yields the protein MSERSDILHFKFDNYGDSMLQKMNKLREENKFCDVVVHIDDVEVHGHKIVFAAGSPFLRDQFLLNDSRDVKISILQSSEVGRQLLLSCYSGTLEFPEMELVNYLTAASFLQMSHIVERCTQALWKFIKPKQPLESKECEQQSDSSELKEHQGDDDSLQQDSPCIQPSEDSMDMEDGDIQIIKVESIGEVSEVRNKKDQNQFISSEQTALHSSEPQHFLINSTVENRASEIEQNHLHNYALSYAGSDNIILASKDMFGPNNRGIDKGLQWHHQCPKCTRVFRHLENYANHLKMHKLFMCLLCGKTFTQKGNLHRHMRVHAGIKPFQCKICGKTFSQKCSLQDHLNLHSGDKPHKCNYCDMVFAHKPVLRKHLKQLHGKNSFDNANERNVQDITVDFDSFTCSAATDSKVCQQADASQVLDAGKLPQAVLGLRNDSTCVN from the coding sequence ATGTCAGAAAGATCAGATATTCTTCATTTCAAGTTTGACAACTATGGAGATTCAATGTTACAGAAAATGAACAAACTGAGGGAAGAAAACAAGTTTTGTGATGTCGTGGTCCATATAGATGATGTTGAAGTTCACGGGCATAAAATTGTCTTTGCTGCTGGCTCTCCTTTTTTAAGAGATCAGTTCTTACTGAACGACTCCAGAGATGTAAAAATCTCCATCCTGCAGAGTTCAGAAGTGGGGAGGCAGCTGCTTCTCTCTTGCTACAGTGGCACTCTGGAGTTCCCTGAAATGGAGCTGGTGAACTACCTGACTGCTGCGAGCTTTCTGCAGATGAGCCACATTGTGGAGCggtgcacccaggccctgtggaAGTTCATCAAACCCAAACAGCCGCTGGAGAGCAAAGAGTGCGAACAGCAAAGCGACTCTTCTGAGCTGAAGGAGCATCAGGGAGACGATGACTCTCTGCAGCAGGACTCGCCTTGTATTCAGCCTTCAGAAGACAGCATGGACATGGAGGATGGCGATATCCAGATCATCAAGGTGGAGTCCATTGGGGAGGTATCAGAAGTTAGGAATAAGAAGGATCAGAATCAGTTTATTTCTTCTGAACAAACTGCGCTGCATTCCTCAGAGCCTCAACACTTTCTTATCAACTCCACTGTTGAGAACAGAGCAAGTGAAATAGAGCAAAACCACCTCCACAACTATGCCCTTTCGTACGCCGGCAGCGATAACATCATCCTGGCCTCTAAAGATATGTTTGGGCCTAACAACCGAGGGATAGACAAAGGCCTCCAGTGGCACCATCAGTGTCCAAAGTGCACAAGAGTATTTCGGCATCTGGAAAACTATGCTAACCACTTAAAGATGCATAAACTATTCATGTGTCTGCTCTGTGGCAAGACGTTCACTCAGAAGGGCAATCTCCACCGGCACATGAGAGTGCACGCAGGCATCAAACCATTCCAATGTAAGATCTGTGGGAAAACGTTCTCTCAGAAGTGTTCCTTACAGGACCACCTCAACCTGCACAGTGGGGACAAGCCCCACAAGTGTAACTACTGTGACATGGTCTTTGCGCATAAGCCCGTTCTGAGGAAACACCTCAAACAGCTGCACGGTAAAAACAGCTTTGACAATGCCAATGAAAGAAACGTGCAAGACATAACGGTGGACTTCGATTCGTTCACGTGTAGCGCTGCTACAGACAGTAAGGTCTGCCAGCAGGCTGATGCCAGCCAGGTACTGGATGCAGGGAAGCTGCCTCAGGCCGTGCTCGGTTTAAGAAATGATAGTACCTGCGTCAATTAA